A single window of Nicotiana sylvestris chromosome 3, ASM39365v2, whole genome shotgun sequence DNA harbors:
- the LOC104244070 gene encoding protein CDI-like, producing MSSVVKDLHSNGVDVKKSETPFVVSDPIMANGNGNAHSTNGTNSKAFKIFIGYDPREDVAYEVCRHSLLKRSSIPLEITPIKQSELRQQGLYWRERGKLESTEFSFSRFLTPHLANFEGWAMFVDCDFLYLGDIKELRDLVDDKYALMCVQHDYTPKETTKMDGALQTVYPRKNWSSMVLYNCGHPKNRALTPEVVNSESGAFLHRFMWLEDKEIGEVPFVWNFLVGHNKVVEGDPATFPKAIHYTLGGPWFEAWKDCEFGDLWLKELEECEKAKEKLG from the coding sequence ATGTCGTCGGTGGTGAAGGATTTGCACTCAAATGGCGTAGATGTAAAGAAATCTGAGACCCCTTTTGTTGTTTCTGATCCCATTATGGCCAATGGCAATGGAAATGCTCATTCAACAAATGGCACAAATTCAAAGGCATTCAAGATTTTCATAGGCTATGATCCACGAGAAGATGTGGCATATGAGGTTTGTCGCCACTCCCTTTTAAAAAGATCATCAATCCCACTTGAGATCACCCCCATTAAGCAATCTGAGCTGAGGCAACAAGGCCTGTACTGGCGTGAAAGAGGGAAATTAGAAAGCACTGAGTTTTCATTTTCACGTTTCTTGACACCACACTTGGCAAATTTTGAGGGATGGGCTATGTTTGTTGATTGTGACTTCTTGTACTTAGGGGACATTAAAGAATTGAGGGATTTGGTTGATGATAAATATGCTTTAATGTGTGTACAACATGATTATACTCCTAAAGAGACTACGAAAATGGATGGCGCACTGCAAACGGTTTATCCTAGGAAGAATTGGTCATCCATGGTTTTATATAACTGTGGACATCCCAAGAACCGGGCATTAACACCTGAGGTGGTGAATTCTGAGTCGGGGGCATTTCTTCATCGATTCATGTGGTTGGAGGATAAGGAGATTGGGGAGGTGCCATTTGTGTGGAACTTTCTCGTGGGGCATAATAAGGTTGTCGAGGGTGATCCCGCCACATTTCCTAAGGCAATTCACTATACGCTTGGTGGACCATGGTTTGAGGCTTGGAAAGATTGTGAATTTGGTGATTTGTGGTTGAAGGAGTTGGAGGAGTGCGAGAAAGCTAAGGAGAAGTTGGGTTAA